In one window of Oryzias melastigma strain HK-1 linkage group LG5, ASM292280v2, whole genome shotgun sequence DNA:
- the LOC112145437 gene encoding kelch-like protein 10, translating into MSSMCRKVLREALMLGELCDFVIQVSDRDFKTHKIVLCNSSHYFCELFNNNPEMKVCCLPDVSANVMAVIVEYAYSQSLHVTEETTQLLMETAECFKIWRIVSDCSLILQQNICTNNCISRIILAEHIANTSLWLKVSYFILRHFEDVAKSCPDFCNLSEGHLKYFIDNSELNVREERIVFKAMLRWINYASKERCRFFPTLMSKVYLSQMPAEYLINTVCRETMVRRNARCAAMVTRTLRALCNSYLERPLDRARSPAEVLLAIGHISTIF; encoded by the exons ATGAGCTCCATGTGCAGGAAAGTTTTAAGAGAGGCCCTGATGCTGGGAGAGCTGTGCGACTTTGTGATCCAAGTCAGCGACAGAGATTTTAAAACTCACAAAATCGTCCTTTGCAACAGCAGCCACTACTTTTG TGAACTCTTCAACAACAACCCAGAAATGAAAGTCTGCTGCCTCCCCGATGTGTCTGCCAATGTAATGGCTGTCATTGTGGAATACGCCTACAGCCAGTCTCTCCACGTGACAGAGGAAACCACACAGTTGCTGATGGAGACAGCAGAGTGCTTCAAGATCTGGAGAATTGTCTCGGACTGCAGTCTCATCCTTCAGCAGAATATTTGTACCAACAACTGCATCAGCAGGATAATTCTGGCAGAACACATTGCCAACACTAGCCTGTGGTTGAAAGTATCTTACTTCATCCTGCGCCACTTTGAGGATGTTGCAAAATCTTGTCCAGATTTCTGCAATCTCTCTGAAGGGcatctgaaatattttattgacaACAGCGAGCTAAATGTGAGGGAGGAGAGGATAGTCTTTAAGGCCATGCTTCGCTGGATCAACTATGCTTCAAAGGAGAGGTGCCGTTTCTTCCCTACACTGATGAGCAAG GTTTACTTGTCCCAAATGCCTGCTGAGTACTTGATTAACACTGTGTGCCGAGAGACTATGGTAAGAAGGAATGCTCGGTGTGCAGCCATGGTGACCAGAACTCTGAGGGCACTCTGCAACTCCTACTTGGAGAGACCTCTAGATAGGGCCCGCAGCCCTGCTGAAGTTCTGCTGGCTATTGGACACATTTCGACGATCTTCTAG